The Vitis vinifera cultivar Pinot Noir 40024 chromosome 16, ASM3070453v1 DNA segment TGTTGATATTCTCAAGGTCTTGATGTTTGATTGATGCAGACTTATAATAGATGATTTGGATACGAACTAATaatttggaaagagagaaatagaagaaCCTTCAAGATTGTCGATAAATTAAAGCTCTTGGTGAAAAATATAATTCTTTACTCGTTGCCGCCATCAAATATGCTTATGATGTgattggtttttattttgtaaaaaattacgGCACATGTCATTGAATAATACtatgaacaaaatatttttctagcaCAAATACGAATTTTTATATGCATAAGATACTAAATaagtataatataattattattattttgaaataatttgcctaaatataatatatcattTGCAGATAAAGAAttgaaatatcaagaaaaagtGATCCTAATTTAGGGTTATATAAATCACTCTTTCATTAAATGTCTTGATAAAGATTGAATATTGTTAGGATTAGGACACCCAACAAACATTGGTCCATACAAGCCCCAAATCAATGCCATTAGTTGGCCTTTGAAAGATCCAAACAACActtatagttttttatttatctataggTCAAATACTTGCTACACAagtgatttcaaatataatattagtaTGGAATGGTTTATATTAGAAAGtttacaataaatttatttaagaaaatatatctaaagaaaaattataaattacatTGCTAATATTTTggaattaagtttttttttttttttttgggtatgcATGATGATAAACTCAatgaaagggaagaaaatgtttgaataaatttaatgggtattaataattttgttaattttttttaaaggtaacTATCATATCCCCTTTCTCACAAATCATGTGGCCATTAGGAGGTGTAAAAAAATGGGTTTATATTAATcctcaaaaatatttaatataaatgaaaaacaaccaATTAAGGCCAACcatcaagaaaataaatttagtaacCACTAAGACAATGACTCGAGCAATTTGGAAGTCTAAAAGTAATGCCAATTGGCTCATCTCTCAAAgattaatgaaaaaaacaaaaaaaaaacccctaataattttcaaagtgtttttaagtCAGTGTATATCCCCTTTGGGAACATAGATAAGATCAACCATTCATGAGGGACAATATGTAGGCTTTTTTTAAAGCACATCTATTAAGAGAAGTACTTTGTATGAAAAGATACTATCAACTAACattcatcaaattttttgaaaaaaaatatttaaattagaagAAATGGTTTGTCCctccttttttttatcttttttttttttggtctttttttcttgaattgagGTGACCATACATGTAGATATAAATTGGAGCTTAGGACAATCATGATGCTTGATTTCATTTCTTGAATTGATAGATGCATGAATTGGGATTGAAAATGGACATGGATATTAAGTTTGAGTTTGGAATCATCCTAGTAAGGAAAGAGTATATGCCAAactaatatgaatatttttaaaaaaatgtagaagTAGTAAGAATTGGGCTTGGAAATGGAGTGTAGGTGGGTAGAGTTTTGATGGTGATAGCTAGAGAAGACTTTTCTCAAAACATATGCCAATAAGCAATTTTAGTTGATATGCCTTATttctttgtaaattattttttaggattttattataacatccaaaggattttttttatttatacaggTATAACAATCAAGTGATTCTCAAGTTATTGGCAATAATGCTTTGAGGGTTATTTTTATAAAGCTTAAAAAATGTTAGtgacttgtttttaaaaatcttagaaacaattaggttatgtttggttgacaGAAAATATTGAGGGACAATGAAAAGGAAAGCAggggaaaagtaaaaaataaataaataataataattaaaaaaaaatgaattgaaaataaatttaaaattaataaattattttcatatattatttcaaatacatttaatttaatttaatttttttatgtaaagataaaattcatattaagtttcatttatactcgagaatttttttatttaagaaaaacaataagaaataaAGCTTTAATGAATAGCTTCCAACAAAAGGGATAATCGGAAAATAAGTGGTTGTCCTTATTcatccttaagaaaaaaaaaaaaaccctttctaacaaaaatataattgataTAGTCGAAAAATAAGCGGTTGTCCTTGTTCCAACAAAAGATATAATTGGAAAATAAGTGGTTATTGTAATTTgtccttataaaaaaaaaatgaaggttatgtttggttcctgaaaaataccaaggaaagaaaaaaaatgtaaagaaaaataattttttcatatttgattgtcttatgaaaaatatcaaagaaaattaaatataattaaaactaattaaaaatttatatatttttaaattacttagtctttatattgatgagttaaaataaatgaaataaatttgaagtaacaaaaaaaaataatttatcaacttttaatctttttttttttccttcattttttattttcttctactttttctttatattttttttccttacattttacttcaaattttttgggaaccaaacatagctaaaaagaaaaagaagagggtttactaaaaaaaacaaaagaagaagaggaagaagaagaacattaattttaatcatagaATTTTTACTTAATCAATAATCTCATTAAAATCCTCAATAATGTCACACTAAGCCCTTCACAATCTTTTCTTCATCacttttcttttcaagattGATAACTAAAATTAGGCTAATTAAAGGTACACAAAGTTAAAGAACAAAATATATGATTGATGAATCTAGATCACAACCCCTTCAAACCTTCaaccttttttcttgtttgaatGGGTGTACATCATTCAACTTCAACTTCACTTCTAAAATCCACCATAAGCTTGTTAAGCTTCTTGTTGCTTATCCTTTGTTGATAAACTCTTGTATCCTCCAAACTGTATtcaaaaagcaaaataaaataaaataaataaatatagaaatatagaaagatatatatatatatatctaaaattaatgtcacttattttaacccttatatataaagattaaatagttTAAAAGATATGTGATTTTTTccctaattttaaatatatttatttatttatttattataataaagaaaaaaaagagaaagtaattcttggatttttttcttatatatatatatatatatatatatatatatatatatatatatatatatatatatatattttgaaaccATAGCAAAAGAGAAATTGATACGATGAcatgcaatataatttttatattaatacgaTGATTAGATACTtttcaaagtgtttttaaatcaatatatatCCCCATATATCATAAATCTATAAGCCTATACCCACTTTGGGAATATAGATAAGATCAACCATTCATGAGGGACAATATGTAGGCTTTTTTTAAAGCACATCTATTAAGAGAAGTACTTTGTTTGAAAAGATACTATCAACTAACATTCatcagatttttttaaaaatgatttaaattagaAGAAATGGTTTCTcccaccttttttatttttaatttttggtctttttttcttgaattgaaGTGACCATACATGTAGATATAAATTGGAGCTTAGGACAATCATGATGCTTGATTTCATTTCTAGAATTAATAGGTGCATGAATTGGGATTGAAAATGGAcatggatattaaatttgagtTTGGAATCATCCTAGTAAGGAAAGAGTATATGCCAAactaatatgaatattttaaaaaaatgtagtaGTAAGAATTTGGCTTGGAAATGGATTTAGGTGGGTAGAGTTTTGATGGTGACAGCTAGAGAAGACTATTCCCAAACCATATGCCAATAAGCAATTTTAGTTGATATGCTTTATttctttgtaaattattttttaggattttattataacatccaaaggaattttttttataggtataaCAATCAAGTGATTCTCAGGTTATTGGCAATAATGCTTTGAGGGTTATTTTTATAAAGCTAAAAAAATGTTAGGGTCGGTTTGGTTCtcttttcaaaaactgttttctattttagaaaacaaaaaacataaaaaacttgtttgggaagagagtgtgtttttgttttttgtattttctgtattctcaaaaaccatttttttgataataataaaaagacgttttcattgttttttcattgttcaaataatagattgtttttcgtattttctctttcttctttttgtattttcttagctgtttttttgtattttcacaAAGGTGAGCTCCACCCAACCACCACACCCTCAACCGCAaaccctttcttcttccttaaattattgaaatcaatatatttatacatgatgacaaaatcatcatttgtttaaaaaaattataaattgtgtaaaaatttcaaaatggaataattttttaaatttaaataaattgtgcatatgaaaattatttacatatttataatatcaagttaatggaaaaaaaacactttattaattaaaaaaaactttcaaacatgtttttttttgtttttgagaacaaaaattgtttcccaaacacaatttttttttttttctgaaaacataaaaaaattgttcttaaaaactattttcaaaaactattttttataatagttttcaaaaacggcaaccaaacagacccttagtgacttatttttaaaaatcttagaAACAATTAGGTTATGTCTGGTTGATAGAAGATATTGGGGGACAATGAAAAGGAAAGCAgggaaaaagttaaaaaataataataatataaaaaagaaatgaaatgaaaataaatttaaaattaataaattaataattatatttatttatttttaatatttttataatgtacaaaccaaatataaaaaaaaaaaatcatttttttattagtagtCTTTTGGAGCTAAATCTAacttaaaaatgttattattggcaatcttttttctttttctttttttaaatgaaaattctaTTGAGTTATGAAGCTCACGACTACATATTATACAAGGGGACAAAGTCACATCATCACCTCTCTACTCCAAGATAAAATTCATATTAAGTTTCATTTATACTAACTTGggaatttgtgttttttttttaatttaagaaaaacaataaaaaaaataaagctttAATGAATAGCTTCCAACAAAAgatataattagaaaataagtggTTGTCCTTAttcatccttaaaaaaaaaacacaaaaaacaaaaaacaaaacccttCTAACAAAAGATATAATTGATATAGTTGAAAAATAAGTGGTTGTCATTGTTCCAAcaaaagatattattgggaaataagtggttatttttatttgtccttgttaaaaaatgaaaagaaaaagaaggcttactaaaaaaataaaaaaagaagaggaagaagaagaacattaattaataattttaatcatagAACTTTTACTTGATCAATAATCTCATTAAAATCCTCAATAATGTCTCACTAAGCCATTTACACTTCACAATCTTTTCTTCATCacttttcttttcaagattGATAACTAAAATTAGGCTAATTAAAGGTACacaaagttaaagaaaaaaatatatgattgaCGAATCTAGATCACAACCCCTTCAAACCTTCAACCTTTGTTCTTGTTTGAATGGGTATACATCATTCAACTTCGACTTCACTTCTAAAATCCACCATAAGCTTGTTAAGCTTCTTGTTGCTTATCCTTTGTTGATAAACTCTTGTATCCTCCAAACTGTATtcaaaaagcaaaataaaataaaataaataaatatagaaatatagaaagatatatatatatataaaaagagaaaataaataaaataaataaaaaataaagataaaaaatacatctaaattaataaattaattttataaactcATTCAACCTGATGTCACTTATTTTAACCCtcatatataaagattaattagtttaaaaaatatatgaatttttacctaatttaaaatttatttatttatttattataataatttaaaaaaaaaaaagagagagaaagtaattcttacctttatatatatatatatatatattttatttttattttttattttatttttttttgaaaccaagAATAGCAGAAGTGAAATTGATACGATGAcatgcaatataatttttatatgaatacGATGATGAGATACTTAGATGGTTAGATTACGGACCTTTGAGGAGGAGGGGTTGATTGAGAAGGAGGTAGAAGCATGTTGGCAAGGTGAATGGCATCTTGGTTAGAATTGATGACATGGTTGAAGCAGAGGTAGCGGCCATAGGAGGAAGAATCTTCAAAAACAGAGATGTGGGCATCAACCAAGAAGTTGAGATCCACAGTCACAAACACTCCATCTTCGAACATCTCAGCAGCTCCTTTCAAGTAGGGGTTGGAGATGGTGAGATGGTCTGCCATGAGCAGCCCTCCATTTATAGACACCATGTTCACTCCCCTGTCCATCGCTAGTGCCCATGCTGTCCTCTCTGCTAGTGTCTTTGATACCCCATGCCATAGCTGCAAAAATATTCCACCATTGTTGGGAAAAGATTAATGGTCGTTTTACACACACaagtgagggaaaaaaaaaaaaagagagagagaggagggaaGAATTAAAAATACCTTGAATTTTCTACAAAAGTTAACGTCGCTCCAGTTTCTCTCGTCAAGATCTGACGGCGTGGAGTTACGGTCGTCTCTCCAGATAACGGCCGTGATGGAGGATGTGAAAACGACCTTCTCTATCGTGTCCGTCTGTGCGCACGCTTCGAGTACATTGTGTGCTGCCCTCACCTCCACGTCGGCCATATATTCCTACAACCAAACACCCCcaaatatttaatgttttctGCTATTAGGCCAATCCACGTCCAATGACCAAAATAACCTTTGGTTTGAATGAAGATCATTTCCTTTAGCACGAAAAGATCAAAATTTAAGAGGGTAATATggtccttatatatatatatataatccaaCTTCACAAtgataaaatctttaaaagattaaaataaaattaatatttcaaaattaagcatacaaatctttgaaaaatataatattagaaatttattattgggTAAGGAAATTGAAGCATACATCATAATTGGGATGATCAGAAGGCGGCTCAAAGGAGTAGAACAGGGCAGAGCAGCCTTTCAAGGCGTCCATGATGCTGTGATAATCCAAGGGGTCTGCTGGAAAAACCCTCAATTTCTTCTTATTGCAACATACCCCTTCCACTATTTCATATTCACCTGGAAAACCcaccataaataaatatataaattttttgtcaGAGAAATTAAAACCGAGGACAAAATGGTCAAACCAATTAGATTTGTAGGTGACTGGCTCTTCAGCCAGATCGTTTAACTGCCAAGCACGTATGGTGacattgaaatattaaattaatttactaaaTCATTTtcgaaaaaaaattaatttattgaattttaattttttttaaataagtaataataaatgaaatgaaataaagaaagtttggaaggaaaaaaaattatccagaagaaaagaaacataGAGGCATCTGCGAGGTGGGTCGGacattaatatgaaataaatataaaaaaataaaaaataaaataaaaaaaataacaggCTGGATCAAAAAAGCAACCAGGTGGAAATATCCTGTCTCCATAAAtctcaaacaaaaattcaaaaaatcagaaaaaaaaaaaaaaaattggatggaggagaaaaatgatgaaaaagaggaagaagaagaatcgGACCGTGGAGAGCGGCGTGGACAGTGTAGCCGCGGCGGAGGAGCCTCCGCACGAGCGCGGAGCCGACTCGGCCGGAGGCGTCCATTACGCAGACCGTCTTCTCTGAGATGACCTCGTCCGGCAACGACGAAGGCGCCATGGAAGCTGATGAATAtcgagaaaagaaaaaaaaaaaaaaaaaaacttcgtTGCAGAGCTCGGAAGAATTGAatattgaagaagaagaagacgacgACGACTTCCTCTATCTTCAATCTACAAATGTGATTCTCCGTTCGTGTATTTCTTATATAGAGAGAGATTAGAGAGAGAGGAGTGCATTGAAGAGAGTGCGGTGAGAGTAGGTGGCGGTTAAGGCAGAAAAGGAAGATAGACAACGGCgctttttcttctatttattatGTTATAACTATTTTACTTCCATtttatgctttttatttttatttatttttatatttttaaaaattttaaattatcttttccttaattttttttattgaaaaaatggaaattaataACTGGTTTTAAGAAATAACCTGGATGAGCtgagaaaatttatatattatatttgaagaatatttattaaatatctttatttttatggtaaTTGCCATTtatggagagagagaaaagagggTGGGACTAGGTCCAAGGTCAAACGACAGCTCGTGTACTAAGGAGTAGATGAAAGTGGTAGGTGGGCCAATTAATTGAGAACTTAAATGGGCCAACCAGCTGACTTCAGCTAAGCCCATTTGGATTTTTGGAGCTCAAATTGGACCTGGCCCAATCCTAGCCGATGATTCTCAAACCTGGCCCATTTCATCCTCcaatgataaataatttgattctataataaaatttatattttgattgaaaaaacaaatttgttgtCTAGTAGTCGTAATTTACATTTGCTTTCTTTGGgccataatatttttttccttcttttatgtgtttttaattaaagttgGAGTGGATCGACCTAATGGAGTAATTCAATGGATGCCAACTGCTTTCTTCTCGTACACCAGCACCAGCTGTTGAAAGCGATGAACAACGATGCGCCCTATTTGACTTTGCTTGTGGACACTTCTTCATCCCCACTTGCACCTGCAATTACTCTCAGCTCTAGTCTCAAGTCATAGAATCCTAGAGGCTtcggtttttattttttttctctctcatttgtTACTATGATTAATTGTTATTGTACGAGGATGCGAAAGGCTTTGACCATggaaattgatttaaataaatgtATATTACCTTTAcgaaaaatcaaatatactcttactcatattttttgtttgataaacTTGGGTGTCCGGGCCGCTTATGTGCACCTTGACTAATCCCATAAGACCCTGAAGTTAACGACCGAGTAAATCCTCCTGATGGCCCTGAAGAGactcgaactggtgaccattAGAGAGCAAATCCAGGACCAGACCAACTGAAAATATATTGTTACTCATATTTGAGTtctcaaacataattttattcccaaaaatgatcaaaaataTTAGTCAAACAGACCCTAAGACCCTAATTTACCCGATGCTTCTCAAGCAAGATCTAAACGACATAATCTAATGAGCTATACTCCATGTTATGACTTTTGGGGCTACTGAACAGTAGTAAGCAATCAGTTGGTTTCACAAGATTGTGATACTACTTTCCTAAATTTTCCAATATTTACAAGAATATAATTCTGAAAAAGTAGTCAGAactaatttgaaaaggaaacaaaaggaaaatgcatCAAATAAGACATGGGGAGACAAGTAACTGAAGAAAAAATACATGGGTTATTAACTTATTTCAGTCTCTGGTACTTCCCTCCAGACATTATGAGAGCAGAAGCAAAAATCATACAAATGTCTTCCAACTATAATTTCATGAGGTAGGCTCTAATTTACCCTCTGGAAGAAAAACAGGAGTCACAATGGCATACCTATCTCACAATCTCAGAACAAGAATTCCTCTGGTAATTCTTTAAACTTGCCCGATAAGAAGCTCTTGTACTTGCCTTCGAGGTCTCCACCTGCAAGGATGGTGATTTGGTAGATTTAGTAAGTAATGTTTATCTCCAACAACTAGAAAGAGCAGGGGAAGAAATGGGATAATGAAGCTACCTTTGGGTTCAAAAGGGGGTACGTTCTTTGTTAGAGTTGATTGCACCAGCTTAACAAAGTCCTTGCCTAGAAATCACAAAATgaaattagcataacaaaaatggTTTAGTTCCTTTGAGATGGATTGATAAAGCAGTACTGAAAAACATTAGTTTCTGCAACTTAATAGAGAGGTAAAGATAATTATCATTGAAGGATGACCTCAGGATATGCCATTGAAAGTTGGCGGCAgcaataaataactaaaaataggAACAAAACTACAATTTACAAATCACTAAAATGGAATAATTGCTCTTGGTGACAAATGCCTACCCTGAGTCCTCCAACCATCTTTTCTTGTATACCACAGGACAAAGCAAGAAGAAAAAGGTTGTTTGTGCATCAATAAATCCTTTGTATTATATGACAAAAGATACCAGTCTCAACATGAAAAAGAAGAATCCAGCAATAATATACCCAAACATGGTTGGACATAGCAATCAATCAAAAGAAGCAAACAAGggcatattttttgtttatagtACATGGACTGATGAAGGGTCATGAGAGTATAATTTTATCCATTCAACAAACTGGTTTCCTTCCAACAATAGACATGCATATGGTTATAAAGAGGTTCACTTAAGAAATCTAATAAAACAACCAACTCCCATCAACGAGAAATTTTGattgtgatttttattttttgttcccTTACCAGTTGTGAGcttttctctttcatttacATTGATTAGGAATGATGGAATCTGGTCATCTTTCAACTGCATTAGAAAGGTAAATGTCACATCAGGAAAGAGTGACTAGAAGTAACAATGATTAATTTAAATACAATATATGCGGGTATCAAATGAACGAGTAGGTTTTCACATTTGACCTTGGATAGAACAGCCTTTGCAAGCTCCAGTGGATTGGCAGATGATGGACTCTTACTATATGCAGGAACAAACTTGCCATTGTGATAGCCGGCCAGGAAGTGATATGCTGCTTGCCCAGGAGAGAGCTTCGAGATAGAAGGGATTACTCCAGAGCTGCTTCAACACAAAGGAAATCACAGCAATTTCTTTACATAGCAGTCAATTTGTAAGAGCAAGAGAGGAAGGAagcaataaatatatatatatattttttttatcagaaggAAGCAATAACCATGTGTTCTCTAGAAGCTAAATTATAAGAACCCTGCAAGTGGGGCATCCCACCTTCACTCTCAAAATGGACATGCCCACCAATTAGGCATTCAGTcaaaaaataagtgataaaAACCCTGTGAATGACAACCTAAACATCCAATAAACAGCATATCTTCAAGAAGTCAGAAGAAATAAGCATTACAGGCAAGAACCTCAACAATGTTCTTAGACCATGGTTTCGATGACGCTCAGAATCGCCTTGAAGTAAGGCCATTATAAAGTGCCTTACTTGAGAAGTTAAAGTTACTGTCTCCTATTATCACAAGCACATCTTGCCACCAAAGGTTTACAGAGGTATGTGGCGGTATGCTTTTAATGCATCTTATGCCTCAACTCATAAAACAAATGTCCACCATAGTATTATATTTTTGCCTTAAAATTGCTAAGATTAGATAAATTGTCAAACCGGAAGAGCATTTGATCAAGTCTTTTCCAGTGAAGTCAAAGATAGATTTGTTGACTTAAAAGCCAAAAATCTGTCTTTGGATCGGTTTTGTAatgttatcaacaaaatataGTAAGATCTAGTCCAATAAGCACtttctcattttaaatttgtgaCACTCAATAACTTATTTCTCTCAACAACACATGTCATGATGCACAGTGAACATTGCATACTTGTAACAGCAATATTACCC contains these protein-coding regions:
- the LOC100257919 gene encoding cinnamoyl-CoA reductase-like SNL6, with product MAPSSLPDEVISEKTVCVMDASGRVGSALVRRLLRRGYTVHAALHGEYEIVEGVCCNKKKLRVFPADPLDYHSIMDALKGCSALFYSFEPPSDHPNYDEYMADVEVRAAHNVLEACAQTDTIEKVVFTSSITAVIWRDDRNSTPSDLDERNWSDVNFCRKFKLWHGVSKTLAERTAWALAMDRGVNMVSINGGLLMADHLTISNPYLKGAAEMFEDGVFVTVDLNFLVDAHISVFEDSSSYGRYLCFNHVINSNQDAIHLANMLLPPSQSTPPPQSLEDTRVYQQRISNKKLNKLMVDFRSEVEVE